In Pedobacter sp. W3I1, one DNA window encodes the following:
- a CDS encoding protease, which yields MLKLKFIIPAVLIVFAGCSPKVQNASSNSSSKNQGDSLYLIFGIKDIIKTGEKVSLKFAVHNDQSTEKSFCKWHTPFEPLMSKYLDIKDENGNEVPYKGPMAKRIMPPPADSYLVVKPKEILSSEVDLLKAYQLEAEKKYTVSYNSSGISGIKATNIVTFRYTN from the coding sequence ATGCTAAAACTAAAATTTATTATTCCCGCAGTATTGATCGTGTTTGCAGGTTGCAGCCCAAAGGTGCAGAATGCATCTTCAAACAGTTCCTCAAAAAACCAGGGAGATTCACTTTACCTGATCTTTGGCATAAAGGATATCATAAAGACAGGAGAAAAGGTCAGCTTAAAATTTGCCGTCCATAATGATCAGTCAACAGAAAAGTCCTTTTGCAAATGGCACACACCCTTTGAACCCCTGATGAGCAAATACCTTGATATCAAAGATGAGAATGGAAATGAGGTTCCCTATAAAGGTCCTATGGCAAAGCGGATCATGCCGCCTCCCGCTGACAGCTACCTTGTTGTTAAACCAAAAGAGATACTTTCATCGGAAGTCGACCTGTTAAAAGCTTATCAGCTGGAAGCCGAAAAAAAATACACCGTTTCTTATAACTCCAGCGGCATAAGCGGAATAAAAGCTACCAATATAGTAACCTTCAGGTACACCAACTAA
- a CDS encoding carboxypeptidase-like regulatory domain-containing protein → MKHLLSALLFIFSIIIGPTLSAQELYNISGTVTDEDNKPLQGATVFISGAQKITATDTTGKFTFVDMVAGNYIVSTKMLGYNSPSLALTLHDKSVRVLIKLETKSIILNEVNITSDKNRERYLNIFKNEFLGKSADKEKCFIVNPEIISLSGKEPDAYNLRLKAEADDLIIIENNILGYRIKYLLRSFEYSAKNQLTSYDGDSSFEEMEGTAEQRKIWEENRLKAYQGSSMHFLRSVYTNTLLEEGFVANQMVKSSNIFDQKAYTIPTPVKLEKFVTRVDSSFVSYKFNALNVIYNPKKAIRLKKQLPEKPEIDLKVLKDKMPNEIGFPTVYAGGKSSQLLLYLKEALIDKRGSVYTGYKTFLIRGYWSEKRLADKLPFEYLP, encoded by the coding sequence ATGAAGCACCTGTTATCTGCGCTCCTTTTTATTTTCAGTATTATCATAGGGCCTACCCTGTCAGCCCAGGAACTTTACAATATTTCAGGCACTGTTACGGATGAGGACAACAAACCTTTGCAGGGTGCCACGGTATTTATTAGTGGTGCACAGAAAATCACCGCAACAGATACTACCGGTAAATTTACATTTGTTGATATGGTGGCTGGAAACTATATCGTCTCCACAAAAATGCTTGGATACAATAGCCCCTCACTCGCCCTTACCTTACATGATAAATCTGTTAGGGTGCTGATCAAATTAGAGACAAAATCCATCATACTCAATGAGGTTAACATCACATCAGATAAAAACCGTGAGCGTTACCTAAATATATTCAAAAATGAGTTTCTGGGAAAATCAGCGGATAAAGAAAAATGTTTTATAGTCAATCCAGAAATTATCTCTTTGAGTGGTAAGGAACCTGATGCCTATAATCTGAGGTTGAAAGCTGAAGCTGATGATTTAATAATCATCGAAAACAATATCTTGGGCTACAGGATAAAATACCTGCTGCGTTCTTTTGAATACAGCGCGAAGAACCAGCTAACTTCCTACGATGGGGACAGTAGTTTTGAAGAGATGGAAGGCACCGCCGAACAGAGAAAAATTTGGGAGGAAAACAGGCTAAAGGCATATCAGGGTTCTTCCATGCATTTTTTAAGATCAGTTTACACCAACACGCTGCTAGAGGAAGGATTCGTTGCAAATCAAATGGTAAAAAGCAGCAATATATTCGACCAAAAAGCATATACAATTCCAACTCCGGTGAAACTGGAAAAATTTGTTACCAGGGTTGACAGTTCCTTTGTGTCCTACAAATTTAATGCACTAAATGTTATATATAATCCTAAAAAGGCGATACGGTTAAAAAAACAGCTGCCAGAAAAACCTGAAATAGACCTAAAGGTATTGAAAGACAAAATGCCAAATGAGATAGGGTTCCCGACAGTTTACGCAGGCGGAAAAAGTTCACAGTTATTACTGTATCTAAAAGAAGCATTGATCGACAAAAGGGGAAGTGTTTATACTGGCTATAAAACATTCTTGATTAGGGGGTATTGGTCTGAGAAACGCTTAGCTGACAAGCTGCCTTTTGAATATCTACCTTAG
- a CDS encoding lipid-binding SYLF domain-containing protein: MNTIKLIKINLAVLCCAALLLPSSALAQNKEQKRIQSSAQVLSGFGKMKESIPSRLLELTQGIVIVPKLINGGFIIGGKRGRGIAMVKRADGSWSNPVFVTITGGSVGLQAGVQSTELVLVFTHANSLTAIKKSSFTLGGDLSVAAGPVGRSSAVNTDYKLDAEVYSYSRSKGLFAGLSVNGASLEIDAAANAVVYGKDMDVAEIFASEGDPDDAIGDLKAAITKMK; this comes from the coding sequence ATGAACACAATCAAATTGATCAAGATCAACCTCGCTGTGCTTTGCTGCGCAGCATTATTACTTCCTTCATCAGCTCTTGCGCAGAACAAGGAGCAAAAAAGAATACAGTCTTCGGCGCAGGTGCTTTCCGGTTTCGGGAAAATGAAAGAATCCATTCCCTCAAGACTGCTTGAGCTTACCCAGGGAATTGTTATTGTCCCAAAGCTGATCAATGGAGGCTTTATTATCGGAGGGAAACGCGGCAGGGGTATTGCCATGGTGAAAAGGGCAGACGGCTCATGGAGCAATCCTGTATTTGTAACCATTACCGGTGGAAGTGTTGGTCTTCAGGCGGGTGTACAGTCGACTGAACTTGTGCTTGTTTTTACCCATGCCAATAGTCTCACTGCGATCAAAAAAAGCAGCTTTACCCTTGGGGGTGATCTTTCTGTCGCTGCTGGGCCTGTGGGACGGAGTTCTGCTGTGAATACCGATTACAAACTCGATGCCGAGGTGTATTCGTATTCCCGAAGCAAGGGGCTTTTTGCTGGGCTTTCTGTAAATGGTGCTTCGCTGGAGATTGATGCAGCTGCAAACGCTGTGGTATATGGTAAAGACATGGATGTGGCAGAGATCTTTGCTTCTGAAGGGGATCCTGATGATGCTATAGGAGATCTTAAAGCTGCGATTACCAAAATGAAGTAA
- a CDS encoding AraC family transcriptional regulator — protein sequence MAMDNMQTFSLSRHSRLFSVPDNNRDYLFVASGDQPYHEEPYRAESYAIAYIKEGGVKLNVGLSVYDVDAPAIITLGPSVIRYFSKRSELLKMDVIFFKESFLMERHADLFFLFKYNFFENSDLIVLPLKESYFDKINKIYELLELSQVSDGFHHDELVRTYIFALVYEIDGYYRQHLTDATNHAKTNPLFVKFRQLLRQNYMKERKLEFYASKLYLSPKSLSAAIKKQSGRSAGKWIDDAVMLEAKVLLQNRSLTVLQISAMLNFSEQSVFGKFFRANSGMSPIEYRKKIDGIDV from the coding sequence ATGGCGATGGATAACATGCAGACATTTTCACTCTCAAGGCATAGTCGGCTTTTTTCTGTTCCAGACAATAACAGGGATTATCTTTTTGTTGCCTCCGGCGATCAGCCTTACCACGAAGAACCCTATAGGGCTGAAAGTTATGCGATCGCTTATATCAAGGAGGGCGGTGTAAAGCTTAATGTAGGCCTTTCTGTTTATGATGTGGATGCGCCAGCTATAATCACCCTGGGACCTTCTGTTATCAGGTATTTCAGTAAGCGTAGCGAACTCCTTAAAATGGATGTCATTTTTTTTAAAGAATCCTTTTTAATGGAACGTCATGCAGACCTTTTTTTCCTTTTCAAATATAATTTTTTTGAGAATAGTGACCTGATTGTTCTTCCTTTGAAAGAGTCCTATTTTGATAAGATCAATAAAATTTACGAACTTCTCGAGCTATCCCAGGTTTCAGATGGTTTCCATCACGATGAGCTTGTGCGGACTTATATATTTGCCCTGGTGTATGAGATTGATGGATATTACAGGCAACATCTGACCGATGCCACAAACCACGCGAAAACAAATCCCCTGTTTGTAAAGTTCAGGCAGCTTCTGCGCCAGAACTACATGAAAGAACGTAAACTCGAGTTTTACGCCAGTAAGCTTTATCTTTCGCCCAAATCCCTTTCAGCAGCTATCAAAAAACAATCCGGCAGGTCGGCGGGCAAGTGGATAGATGATGCAGTGATGCTCGAAGCCAAGGTGCTTTTACAGAACAGGTCGTTGACAGTGTTACAAATCAGTGCGATGTTAAATTTTTCCGAACAGTCTGTCTTTGGTAAGTTCTTTCGGGCAAATTCTGGCATGTCCCCTATAGAATACCGAAAAAAAATTGATGGAATCGATGTTTAA